One genomic segment of Ferrimonas sp. YFM includes these proteins:
- the atpG gene encoding F0F1 ATP synthase subunit gamma gives MAGAKEIRTKIASVKNTQKITSAMEMVAASKMRKAQDRMHASRPYAENMRKVIGHVAQGSLEYKHPYLEEREVKNVGFIVVSTDRGLCGGLNINMFKQVVKAATEWTEKGATVSYAAIGSKGAGFFQSFGGDVTAQATGLGDAPSLTDLIGSVKVMLDAYNEGKLDRLYVVYNKFVNTMKQDPVIDQLLPLPKDDTQKRAHAWDYIYEPDPKALLDKLLVRYVESQVYQGVVENAASEQAARMVAMKSATDNAGNLIDDLQLVYNKARQAAITQELSEICAGAAAV, from the coding sequence ATGGCCGGCGCTAAAGAGATCCGTACCAAGATCGCGAGTGTAAAAAACACTCAGAAGATCACTTCTGCCATGGAGATGGTGGCTGCTTCGAAAATGCGTAAAGCGCAGGATCGCATGCACGCCAGCCGTCCCTACGCAGAGAATATGCGAAAGGTGATTGGTCACGTAGCGCAGGGCTCTCTGGAATATAAGCATCCATACCTGGAAGAGCGTGAGGTGAAGAACGTCGGTTTTATCGTCGTTTCCACCGACCGCGGACTGTGTGGTGGTTTGAACATCAACATGTTCAAGCAGGTGGTGAAAGCCGCCACCGAATGGACTGAGAAGGGCGCGACTGTGTCCTACGCAGCCATCGGTTCCAAAGGCGCAGGATTCTTCCAGAGCTTTGGTGGTGACGTTACTGCACAGGCCACTGGCCTGGGCGACGCCCCCAGCCTCACTGACCTGATTGGTTCTGTGAAGGTAATGCTGGATGCCTACAACGAGGGCAAGCTGGACCGCCTGTACGTGGTGTACAACAAGTTTGTGAACACCATGAAGCAGGATCCGGTGATCGATCAGCTTCTGCCGTTGCCAAAAGATGACACCCAAAAACGAGCTCACGCTTGGGATTATATCTATGAGCCCGATCCGAAAGCTCTGCTGGATAAGCTGCTGGTTCGCTACGTCGAATCTCAGGTTTATCAGGGTGTAGTTGAAAATGCCGCGTCTGAACAGGCCGCCCGTATGGTTGCAATGAAGTCCGCAACCGACAACGCAGGCAACCTGATCGACGATCTGCAACTGGTGTACAACAAAGCCCGTCAGGCTGCGATTACGCAGGAACTGT